The sequence TAGGGCTTGAGCGCATCGAGCAGGGCACTTTCGATGCGGGTCAAATAATTCAAGAAGGCTTGCACGGTGATTCTTTTAAGTGAGCTTCCGCCGTAGAGTTTGATGTCTTCAAGACGGTTGTCGGTCTTGAAAAGCATGAAGCTCATGATTCCGGGGACCATGACCTCGCACTCTTGCTCGGCGAGAAACTTTTCGAGCTCGTTGTTTCCGAGGCTCGCGTATTTGATATAGATCTCGCCGACGACACCCACTTTTTTCTTGCGCGTTTTTTCGGTTTTAATGCGGGCGAAATCTTCGACGATCGATTTGAAGTTCTTCTTTATATCGACGACTTTGAGACCTTTACCGGTCTTGAACTGCTCGATGAGTCGTTCAATCCATGCGCCGACGAGATCTTGCGATTCGTGAGTTCTTACCTGGTAAGGTTTGATTTGGTTATTGAGCAGTGTGAGCAAATCGCCGTAGGCCAGACCGCACAACAGTTGGCGTGTCATGGGCAAGGTGAGCTTGAAGCCGGAGTTCTTCTCGAACCCCGAAAGGTTCAGAGAAATCACTGGAATGTGCTCGAATCCGGCTTTCTTCAACGCTTTTCTCAAGAGATGGATATAGTTCGAT is a genomic window of Coriobacteriia bacterium containing:
- a CDS encoding 2-hydroxyacyl-CoA dehydratase — its product is MRKTYTILAPNMLPIHWKLVEKLFALNNYHVEILDNHGPEVVQTGLKYVHNDTCYPALLVIGQLISALESGTYDLSKTALMITQTGGGCRASNYIHLLRKALKKAGFEHIPVISLNLSGFEKNSGFKLTLPMTRQLLCGLAYGDLLTLLNNQIKPYQVRTHESQDLVGAWIERLIEQFKTGKGLKVVDIKKNFKSIVEDFARIKTEKTRKKKVGVVGEIYIKYASLGNNELEKFLAEQECEVMVPGIMSFMLFKTDNRLEDIKLYGGSSLKRITVQAFLNYLTRIESALLDALKPYPHFIVPAPYQELKRLVEPFVGHGNKMGEGWLLTAEMVELIEHGYENIVCAQPFGCLPNHIVGKGMIRKIRESYPQANIVPIDYDPGATRVNQENRIKLMLALAKPPQS